In Tenacibaculum sp. 190524A02b, the genomic stretch ATATAGATATGATATCTTAAAAGATATTATTGATACTTATAATGAAATTAAAGAACAATTACGTTGCATAGATTACAACCTATCTTGTACAGTTGATATCAAAGCATTTCCTAAGCACATTATGTTAGGAAAAATACAAGAAGAAAAAAGAGGAGAATATCGACATAACTTTTACAAATCGCCAATTTTTAATGAATGCAAAACTATACTTAACAATGCATCATTAAAAAATCAAGAAGAACATACAGTACATGAAAGAATTTGGGATATTGAAGGAACGATTAAAAGGCTGTATCAAAGTCAAAATAAAAAACAAGCCAAACTATATAGCTTAGTAAAAAGAAGTTTACAGTTATTAATAAACTACAATGCTAACTATACTAATATTAGAATAACACCGTCTTTTGAATTAGGAAAACTAAGTAAAAAAGCCATCCCTTTTTATAACAATGTAGGTAAACATTTAATTAGTCTTTGGGATTTTGAAAAAACAATTCATAATGAACAAAGAAAAAACAGAAGTTATCATACAGCACATTTAGATTATAAAAAGCCGTTAGACATTTGTATTGATGCCGATTTTTATAGAATAGAAGGACATCAAGGTAAAAATTATAAAGAGGTGATCAAATCACTTCAACTAATTAGAAGAAAGAAAAACCTTAGCTTTAATATTATTGCTTTAAAAATAAAAGCAACGCCTGAGCAAAGTCAAGATTTTTTACATGCATATACAAAAGACTATTTATATAGAAATCATGGATACGAACATAAAGCAGGAGTAGTACCAGGCGGAACTTTTATTCTAATTTATATAGATAGTGAGTATGATGATTTCCCACGGCCATATGGATATGGTTATCCGTATAATTATCCAAAATCAGTTTCATTAGCAGGAGATTTTATAGGAGACGATGTAGAAGAACCAATTATTGTAAATGCACCAGTAGTAGCCGATTTTTCAATACCTTATTTATGCTGTGATGAAAATAATATTCATTTAAGCTTACCAGTAAAAGAAATCTGTTTTGATGAACATACACTACCCATTCCATTTAATGTAATGCCTAAAAAAGGTTTTGTAGAAGCTGAGGTAGAAGAAGGATTAAATGGAGGAGTTACCATAAATAAATATGGAGAATTTGTGTTGGATACTAATTTAGTATCTAAAGAATTACATGGAAAACCTATATCATATACCGTTAATAATTTTGAGACGAATTGTGTAATTACAGTTAATAAAAAACCAAAATTTGAATTTATTGTAGATACACTTAGCGAACCCACACCAGAAAGAATCATTACAGTAACCTTTAAAATTCAACAAGAAGATGGACAAGAAGGTGTTGAATATACTTGGGATTTTGGAGACGGTTCTACATTAATTACAACTTCGGAATTAAGTATTGCACACGATTATTTTGTGGAAGAGGAACAATTAAAAGTAGAGGTAACATTAATAGGCGTTAAAAATGGATGCTCCACAAAAATATCCGAAAAAATACTATTAGAAATACCAAAAGTAGAATTAAGCTTACCAGTAAAAGAAATCTGCTTTGATAAAACAACATTGCCATTAGCTTTTGCTGTATTGCCTATTAAAGGAATTGTAGCGGCTGTAGTAAGAGAAGGATTAAACGGAGGTGTAACAACTAATGATGTTGGTGCATTTATTTTTAACCCTAATTTGGTAAGCCCTGAATTATATAACACACCAATACCTTTTACCGTAAATGGTTTTGCAACCAATTGTCAAATTATCGTGTGGCCTAAACCCGCATTTAGGTTTGAGGTAGATACTATGGAAGAACCTGTTGGAAACAGGGTAACAGTAAACTTTATTATAATACAAACCCCTGTTATTGATGGAACTTCATTTACTTGGAACTTTGGAGATGGTACTCCTATACAAACCACTACTGAAACTAGAATTTCACATACATACCAACTAGGAGAAAGAAGTTTACGCCCATTGGTAGTAGTACAAGCAAAAGCAGGAGTTTGTACAAGTGAATATTCAGAAAGTATTATTATTGATGTAGTGGTACCTCCACAAATAAGTATAGAACCTACCACATTTTGTAGAAATGACAATAACATTTACCCATTTAAAATACCAGATGGAATAAGAATAAGCTTAAGTGCAGAAGGAATTACGGTAACCGATAACGGGCAATGGGCATTTGAACCAAGTAATACCAGTTCTTCTACAATTACGGTTTTTGCCAATGGAAGCCCAACTGATTTAATACTAACTATTTTAGATATTCCTGCACCAATATTTAATGCATTTATTGAAGGTGAGTTGTTAATACTAGAGAATGAGTCTGAAATTACAGAAGCTTATAACTGGAATGTAAATGGCATAGCAATCACCCGAAGAAATAGAAGAAGAATAGAGTTACTATTAAGTGAAATTCCAAATACTGAAGAGGGACAAATTATAGTGACTATGCAAACGGTGAGTGAAAATTGTGGTGAAAGTGACATTGAAACCATGATACTATCTGTTCCTGTAACCAATAGCTGTGTAAAAGAATTAGATAATTACACAGGATTTTTTGAGCAAGAATATGAAAACTTAAAAGCAGAAATAGGAAGAGCACTTGATGATAACGTCGCTACTTTATGGAGCGGTTATAGTGAAACCATACAAAAAGTAAAAGATTTTAGAGCGGAATTAGATTCGGATGAAAATGTGGAAGTAATTATAAAATCATTCTTTCCTAATACTACTGTTTTTGACGATTTGCTAAATGCTTTAGAAATAATTTCAACAGGAAATAATAAAGTAGCCGTTCGATTTTTAGCAGAAGCCTATATTAATATCTATTACTTAATGTGGTGTTGTAAACTTAAAAAAGAACAAACACCCAACTCAGATTTTATACAACGAATGGATACTGATATCCGTGAGTTTTTAGGAACTGCTAGAAGTATTAATTTCAATATAGATGAAATAAATAGATTAAAATCATTCTTAGAAAAAGTACAAAGAGAATGTGGTGAAAACACTGAACTAAATAATTCAATAATTAATACACTTAACAATTTGAATTTTGCAGTTGCATAACACACATATCATTCATAAAGTATTTGTAGAGGTAAATACAGATTCTCTAGAAAGTGGACGTCATTTTAAAACCAACTTTCTAGAGTATTTAAAAGACGCCATGTTTCCTCTTTTAGAACAAAAGTTGGAAGCAATTGCAACAAAAAGTAGTGCGTACAGTATTAGACTTCAAGATGTGTCAATAGATATAGAAGTTGCTTCTGCTAATGATTTTAGCCAAATAAAAGAAGAAGCTATTGTATCTGTAGAGAAAAATATAATAAAAGCTATAGAGGCTAATTTATTAGATAATGACACTCAAAATGAAAGTGTTTTAATAAATGAAAATACCAGTCAAAAAGAAATTTTACAAACATTTTTAAGAACTGGTAAGTTACCCTGGTGGACATTAACCGACACAACTAAAATAACGACACTTTTAAATACTATAACATTAGAAGTTCAATTATTAGAAACCAAAATATTTAGAGAACGTTTTATAAAACAGTTCAATAACGATCAATTAGTAAGTTGTTTAGTAAGAGCAATTAAAACAGATAATACTTTTACAGAAAAGCAAAAACTGAAAGTTATAAGTATCCTAAATACAATCTATGCAACAGTAATAGAAAAAATTTCGATAAACTCAGAAGAACGCTTCTTGTTTTGGGATACCGTTATTTTAGAACTGATACTTAACAATAAACAAACTAGTAACTTAGAAAAATTAATACAACTTTTTGCCCTTATTACTATAGAAAATTTAACAACAACTCAACTATTTTTTATAAAACAGTTTATTGAAGAAAAAAGTAAGAAAACATCAGTTATAAAACTGTTATTGAACTTTCACAAAGTAAAACACGAGCTATTACGCGCTTTTCAAGTACATTCTTTAATTCAAAAAGGAAACACGATTGAACGCATTTCAAATAATTCTAAAAAAGAACATTCTTCAATCCGTGAAATTATTTTAGAGCTTCAAAAAATACTCAGAACAAAAGATAAAGAGCAAATAATAAAGTTAGTTCCTGTTTCTAAAAAATTACAAGAAGTTTTGGGGAGTATTGTCAAGTTCTCAAAAACACACCTTGAAAAACTAACCAAAGAACAACGTAAAGAAGTAGTAAAATTAGAAACAGCAGTTACAATAGTAAATGAAGAAAATGTAATACAAAAAATAGCTTCAGGATTAGAATTGCTAGAAAAAATAAGCAATCAAGAAAACATAAACACAAGTAAAATTGTAAAAAAACTAAAAGAAACCTTTGAGAATTTTGAAATAAAAACAACAACAAATTATACAACGGAAATAACTTTAAAAGTTCCACCACCTGAATTATCAGAAAAAGAAAAAATAAAAATTAATACAGAGATTTCTGAAAACTTAACCCATTTAAAAAATAAATTAATAGGAAGTAAAAAGAGTCAAGAAACCTTATCTGATACAGAACTATATGTTGAAAATGTGGGAATTATTTTGGTACATCCTTTTTTAAAATACTTTTTCAAGAATTTAGAATTGTTTGATGAAGAAAAAAAGGAATTAATCAATCCAGTAAAAGCAGCACACTTACTACACTACATCGCTACCAAAGAAACAAAAGCGTATGAAAATAACATGCTGTTTGAAAAAATACTATGTGGTATTCCAGAAAACCAACCCATAAATAGATTTGTAGACATTACAGAAAACGAAAAAGAAGAAGTAGAAAACATGTTGAAATCAATGTTGTCAAATTGGACGAAAATGGAGTCGTCATCCATAGAGTTGTTGAGAAATGAGTTTTTACAAAGAAGTGGAAAATTAACCATTAAAAAAGGAAAAATACACGTAAAAGTAGAACGCAAACCACAAGATATTTTAATAAACAATATCAACTGGAACATTTCCATTATAAAATTTCCATGGATAAAAAACCTAATACAAGTAGCATGGTAAACAATAACTACATAGCATTAGATAACCGATTAATTTATCAGGAGCAAAAAAAAGTGTTACGCTACCTTTTTGAAAAAATAGACCTATCTAAAATAGTGTTTGTTGGTGGAATTGCAGACTACTTGAATCTTAGAGATTACTATCATATGATAATTAATGATGTAGATTTAATTTATGAAGAAGAAAAATATTTAGAAACATTCTTAAAAGAAAACCAAGCAACAAAATATAAGAATAAGTTTTATGAGTCCTTGCATGATGAGGTTCTGGTAGTAAATATTCCAGTAGGAAAGAAGCTAGTTCATTTTGATTTATTCCGAAAAGACTTTGAGGATGTTGAAATAACAGAATCAATATTATTAGGAAAAAAAGTCTTACACAAAAGTTTTGAAGCTATGCGAACCTTTCACAATACAGAAATAGGGAAACAAACTTCAGAAGTAATGCAAAAAAAATATGAATGGAAACGTCTATATAAACATAGCATAAAGGCCTCTTTATACAACACTGTTTATCATGGAACCTGTAAAAAAAGTCAAGATGAAATGCCTATAAGATATGCGCTAACCAAATAAATAGTCAAACATTGAAACAGTCACCTAAAATAATATACAGTTTAGATACCTATCCATTAATTAATAATAGATGGAATATGGGAAATCGATTAAAAGAAACCATTTATATGACGGCATTAAGCGTATTACAAAGTCATTTATGGTATCCAGAAATTGAACTGTATGTAGATGAAACAGCATATAAATACTTATACATGTTGCCATGTAAAGTAACCCTAATTCCACATAATTGGAATGCCGATTTATGGATGAAAGTAAAAATGCAGGCTATTGAAAAGCAAACCCAACCTTTTGTGCATATTGATACCGATATATTTTTAAGTAAATATGTTTCTTTTGATTTTGATAAAGTATTATTAGAAAGAAAAGAAGCTTCCTATAAAAGGCATTACAAACCGCAATTAGCTTTTTTTAATGCATATACCAATCACCTTACCTTTTGGCACAACGATTTACAAAAAACCTATAGCTGTGGTGTTATTGGGTTTAATGATATGAAGTTAAAAAGCCAATTTATAAAAGCCTATCAAGAAGTAGAAAAAGTGTATACCAATTTTAAACAAGAATACATTCCATTTAAGAAAAAAGGATATGAACCCTGTATTGTTATAGAACAATATACACTTGCTTGCTTATTAGATAAACACAAAATAACTCCAACCTTATTGTTAGAAGGAGAAAGCCTTTTTCAGCATACAAAAAAAGCAAAAGAAATAGGGTTTAGCCATCTTTTTGGAGTAAAGAAATACGAAGACACTATTGTAAAAACAATTGAAGAACGATTGCAAAATATCTTTCCTTTTTG encodes the following:
- a CDS encoding contractile injection system tape measure protein, which codes for MQLHNTHIIHKVFVEVNTDSLESGRHFKTNFLEYLKDAMFPLLEQKLEAIATKSSAYSIRLQDVSIDIEVASANDFSQIKEEAIVSVEKNIIKAIEANLLDNDTQNESVLINENTSQKEILQTFLRTGKLPWWTLTDTTKITTLLNTITLEVQLLETKIFRERFIKQFNNDQLVSCLVRAIKTDNTFTEKQKLKVISILNTIYATVIEKISINSEERFLFWDTVILELILNNKQTSNLEKLIQLFALITIENLTTTQLFFIKQFIEEKSKKTSVIKLLLNFHKVKHELLRAFQVHSLIQKGNTIERISNNSKKEHSSIREIILELQKILRTKDKEQIIKLVPVSKKLQEVLGSIVKFSKTHLEKLTKEQRKEVVKLETAVTIVNEENVIQKIASGLELLEKISNQENINTSKIVKKLKETFENFEIKTTTNYTTEITLKVPPPELSEKEKIKINTEISENLTHLKNKLIGSKKSQETLSDTELYVENVGIILVHPFLKYFFKNLELFDEEKKELINPVKAAHLLHYIATKETKAYENNMLFEKILCGIPENQPINRFVDITENEKEEVENMLKSMLSNWTKMESSSIELLRNEFLQRSGKLTIKKGKIHVKVERKPQDILINNINWNISIIKFPWIKNLIQVAW
- a CDS encoding DUF6734 family protein gives rise to the protein MKQSPKIIYSLDTYPLINNRWNMGNRLKETIYMTALSVLQSHLWYPEIELYVDETAYKYLYMLPCKVTLIPHNWNADLWMKVKMQAIEKQTQPFVHIDTDIFLSKYVSFDFDKVLLERKEASYKRHYKPQLAFFNAYTNHLTFWHNDLQKTYSCGVIGFNDMKLKSQFIKAYQEVEKVYTNFKQEYIPFKKKGYEPCIVIEQYTLACLLDKHKITPTLLLEGESLFQHTKKAKEIGFSHLFGVKKYEDTIVKTIEERLQNIFPFWYQEIKKELIKSKYMNDYKVTF